One Euphorbia lathyris chromosome 1, ddEupLath1.1, whole genome shotgun sequence DNA segment encodes these proteins:
- the LOC136222384 gene encoding protein GAMETE EXPRESSED 1-like — protein sequence MANHFHVFLLILMSVSPICQSFPWNWFSSSSSSNARISAEKAYPFTGNSVAEFSMNGIGDEKGVKLLENAKNKLDGSNYCWQKAYQLLFAGCSEILAVEEKRSRLAWHLSDCFQKDTGRPPFPLCDTKSEMLSCLKKLNDDEHKVYLELFLETNSICYQLQAHSFKHKMERLVNDLKGSAEYTVDQLEIIQERTQSLSKTSDQINEALSSIDSRVQNVAESTKGVKDNMNVLSQYSEAVYKQSREIADSQSGLREEQERMNEKLKEGMETIHDSYTNLGQQVDNLKNEAVEIEKQIGSLGETMSLRMEKIQTSADEIEGKAEKSLENQEELIHGQSTALKGLQLLTEFQSEALEESRNHLQSLAEYGRKQQEEVLQRQEQIQQIHDHLIEKSKSILAAQEVFESKQAGMFVALDKLFALHNTLLLESRIIKAFFIYSMSIFIIYMFTSTKQTYTVRARMYVGLVGAFLTEVAILRLASNKIEEQAWLINMVRCGYMIAGCGQFVHAIYTYRDYEVLNHKMIETLMEKVNEMERREIGWETESEMNWGSWVEKELADEVDKLKDPDYIFREEVGENSTTTRTIKTKYNLRSRHYG from the exons ATGGCTAATCATTTTCATGTCTTTCTATTGATTTTAATGTCAGTTTCACCAATCTGTCAATCATTTCCATGGAAttggttttcttcttcttcttcttccaatgCTAGAATTTCTGCAGAGAAAGCCTATCCTTTTACGGGTAATTCTGTGGCTGAATTTTCAATGAATGGAATTGGAGATGAAAAAGGGGTGAAACTACTTgaaaacgctaaaaacaaaTTGGATGGTTCAAATTATTGTTGGCAAAAAGCATATCAACTGCTCTTTGCTGGTTGTTCTGAGATTCTAGCTGTTGAAGAAAAACGTTCTAGATTGGCTTGGCATCTCAGTGATTGCTTCCAAAAGGATACTGGAAGACCACCTTTTCCTCTCTGTGACACTAAATCTGAGATGCTTTCTTGTCTCAAGAAGTTAAATGATGATGAACATAAAGTTTATCTTGAATTATTTCTTGAAACCAATTCCATTTGCTACCAGTTGCA GGCACATTCCTTCAAGCATAAAATGGAGAGACTAGTGAATGATCTTAAGGGTTCAGCAGAATACACAGTAGACCAATTAGAGATCATACAAGAAAGAACACAGTCCTTATCGAAAACGTCCGATCAGATTAATGAGGCGTTAAGTTCAATCGATTCTCGAGTGCAAAATGTTGCTGAATCAACTAAAGGTGTGAAGGATAATATGAATGTGTTATCTCAGTATTCAGAGGCTGTTTACAAGCAATCCAGAGAAATAGCAGATTCTCAATCAGGGTTACGAGAAGAACAGGAAAGAATGAATGAAAAGCTGAAGGAAGGAATGGAAACAATTCATGATTCTTACACAAATTTGGGACAACAAGTGGATAATTTGAAGAATGAGGCTGTTGAAATAGAGAAACAGATTGGTTCATTAGGAGAAACAATGTCTTTAAGGATGGAAAAGATACAAACTTCAGCTGATGAAATTGAAGGGAAGGCAGAGAAATCAttggaaaatcaagaagaacTTATACATGGCCAATCAACTGCTCTTAAGGGCCTTCAACTACTAACAGAATTCCAATCAGAAGCACTTGAAGAGAGCAG AAACCATCTTCAAAGTTTAGCAGAATACGGCCGAAAACAACAGGAAGAAGTTCTGCAGCGGCAAGAACAGATTCAGCAAATCCATGACCACTTGATTGAGAAATCGAAGTCAATATTGGCAGCTCAGGAAGTTTTTGAATCAAAGCAAGCAGGGATGTTTGTTGCACTGGATAAGCTATTTGCATTGCATAACACTTTGTTACTCGAATCGCGAATAATAAAAGCTTTCTTCATCTATTCAATGTCAATATTTATCATCTACATGTTCACTAGCACTAAGCAAACATATACAGTAAGAGCCAGAATGTATGTAG GTTTGGTTGGTGCATTCTTGACAGAAGTTGCAATACTTAGATTAGCCTCAAACAAAATAGAAGAACAAGCATGGTTGATAAACATGGTTAGGTGTGGTTATATGATTGCGGGTTGTGGTCAGTTTGTACATGCTATTTATACATACAGGGATTATGAAGTGTTGAACCATAAAATGATAGAAACGTTAATGGAGAAAGTGAATGAGATGGAAAGAAGAGAGATAGGGTGGGAAACAGAGAGTGAAATGAATTGGGGTTCATGGGTTGAAAAGGAGTTAGCAGATGAAGTGGATAAGTTAAAAGATCCAGACTATATATTCCGAGAAGAAGTTGGAGAAAATTCAACTACGACAAGAACAATAAAGACAAAATATAATCTACGCTCCCGCCACTATGGGTGA